The proteins below come from a single Corynebacterium glyciniphilum AJ 3170 genomic window:
- a CDS encoding urease accessory protein UreD: MRSLDPSALTPPVPHEMVDIAGERSVGGVMAVGRPGKVGVLDVTLGVKDGRTGVSSRYVKAPMQLTRPLYIDPSGPGEAFLYIRTTGGGLAQNDRIRQVVTLPPDAQATVTTQAGTPVHRMDAGMASQWVSLHVADGAVCEYLPGQTILFGGSRLLQTTDVEVAPGGTVLAAEVMLTGRLARGERNGFDALAQRFRVTRDGRPLLSDTLCVTGATARSEMLLSRWAVWGTVLIVPASPSDVPGLLAVLRDDLPTASEQLTAVASTMVADEGITVRVAGDDPVSVRLVVEAVHGLAREQLLGRPAIDLRRM, encoded by the coding sequence GTGAGGTCGCTCGACCCGTCCGCCCTCACCCCGCCCGTCCCGCACGAGATGGTGGACATCGCGGGGGAGCGTTCCGTCGGCGGGGTGATGGCGGTGGGTCGCCCCGGCAAGGTCGGTGTCCTCGATGTCACGCTGGGAGTGAAGGACGGACGGACCGGGGTGTCGTCCCGGTACGTCAAAGCGCCGATGCAGCTGACCCGTCCGCTGTACATTGATCCGTCCGGCCCCGGGGAGGCGTTCCTCTACATCCGTACCACCGGTGGCGGGCTGGCCCAGAACGACCGCATCCGGCAGGTCGTCACGCTGCCCCCGGACGCCCAGGCGACGGTGACCACCCAGGCCGGCACGCCGGTGCACCGGATGGATGCCGGGATGGCGTCGCAGTGGGTGAGCCTGCACGTCGCCGATGGTGCGGTGTGCGAGTACCTGCCGGGTCAGACGATCCTCTTCGGCGGTTCACGCCTGCTGCAGACCACAGATGTTGAGGTTGCGCCCGGGGGCACGGTGCTTGCTGCGGAAGTGATGCTCACCGGCCGACTCGCCCGCGGGGAGCGCAACGGTTTTGATGCCCTGGCACAGCGTTTCCGCGTCACCCGCGACGGCCGTCCGCTGTTGTCCGACACCTTGTGCGTCACCGGCGCGACGGCGCGCTCCGAGATGCTGCTGTCACGCTGGGCGGTATGGGGGACGGTGCTCATCGTGCCGGCGTCTCCGTCCGACGTCCCCGGGCTGCTGGCCGTGCTGCGCGACGACCTTCCGACGGCGTCGGAGCAGCTCACCGCCGTGGCGTCGACGATGGTCGCGGACGAAGGAATTACCGTGCGGGTGGCCGGCGATGACCCGGTCAGCGTGCGGTTGGTGGTTGAGGCGGTTCACGGTCTGGCACGGGAGCAGCTGCTCGGGCGGCCCGCCATCGACCTACGGCGGATGTGA
- a CDS encoding urease subunit gamma has translation MELSPREQEKLLIFTAAEVSRRRKARGLALNVPEATALISEAVIEAARDGRTVAEAMEIGTQVLGREDVQDGVRERLTLIQVEATFPDGTKLVSVHDPIGM, from the coding sequence GTGGAACTCAGTCCCCGGGAGCAGGAGAAGCTCCTCATCTTCACCGCTGCCGAGGTCAGCCGCAGGCGAAAGGCCCGGGGACTCGCTCTCAACGTGCCCGAGGCCACGGCCCTGATCAGCGAGGCCGTCATTGAGGCGGCCAGGGACGGCCGGACCGTCGCTGAAGCCATGGAGATCGGCACGCAGGTCCTCGGCCGCGAGGACGTGCAGGACGGTGTCCGTGAACGACTGACCCTGATCCAGGTCGAGGCCACGTTCCCGGACGGCACGAAGCTCGTCAGCGTCCATGACCCGATCGGGATGTGA
- a CDS encoding adenosylmethionine--8-amino-7-oxononanoate transaminase, translating to MNSVEHATYAWDASRVAESDRRHVWHPYASRHTASENLPVASTSGTRLHLADGREVIDGMSSWWAACHGHGHPHLRAAAHRQVDRMSHVMFGGLTHQPAAELAERLIDFVHGPGLLGDPLTSVFYSDSGSVAVEVALKMALQYQRGVGRPERNRFLTWRGGYHGDTQGPMGVCDPDGGMHALWTGVLTPQVFVPAPPPRGSTPEVIDAYLCRIRTAVEENHVAAVIVEPVVQGAGGMRFHDHALVTGLRRLCDDTGTLLILDEIATGFGRTGDELVGTAAGVVPDILCIGKALTGGFMSFAATLSTDRVATAVDSGPGGGALMHGPTFMGNPLACAVSLAALDLVESGYWRERIPRIAELLRSGLAPLRDAPGVVDVRVLGAIGVVETTGPVDTARVTADLVARGVWLRPFGRLLYTMPPFTCTDGEIGQITSAMCEAVGPR from the coding sequence GTGAATAGTGTAGAGCATGCGACGTACGCCTGGGACGCCAGCCGTGTCGCCGAGTCTGACCGACGGCACGTCTGGCATCCCTATGCGTCGCGACATACGGCGTCAGAGAACCTGCCGGTGGCGTCCACGTCCGGCACCCGGTTACATCTGGCGGACGGTCGCGAGGTCATCGACGGCATGAGTTCCTGGTGGGCGGCCTGCCACGGGCACGGTCACCCCCACCTCCGGGCTGCCGCACACCGCCAGGTCGACCGGATGAGCCACGTGATGTTCGGCGGTCTGACGCACCAGCCCGCAGCGGAACTCGCCGAACGACTCATCGACTTCGTCCACGGGCCGGGCCTTCTCGGTGACCCGTTGACGTCGGTGTTCTACTCCGACTCCGGGTCGGTGGCCGTCGAGGTCGCATTGAAGATGGCATTGCAGTACCAACGGGGCGTCGGACGGCCTGAGCGGAACCGCTTCCTGACCTGGCGCGGCGGGTACCACGGGGATACCCAGGGGCCGATGGGCGTCTGCGATCCCGACGGCGGCATGCACGCCCTGTGGACCGGTGTGCTCACTCCACAGGTCTTCGTGCCGGCGCCACCACCCCGTGGCAGCACTCCGGAGGTCATCGACGCCTATCTGTGCCGGATACGCACCGCTGTCGAGGAGAACCACGTCGCCGCCGTCATCGTCGAACCGGTGGTCCAGGGCGCCGGTGGGATGCGGTTCCACGACCATGCTCTGGTGACCGGGCTACGGCGTCTGTGCGATGACACCGGGACACTGCTCATCCTCGATGAGATCGCCACCGGGTTCGGGCGCACCGGCGATGAGCTGGTCGGCACAGCCGCCGGCGTCGTCCCCGATATCCTCTGTATAGGCAAGGCGCTGACCGGCGGTTTCATGAGCTTCGCCGCCACGTTGTCCACCGACCGTGTCGCCACCGCCGTGGATTCCGGACCGGGTGGCGGAGCGCTGATGCACGGTCCGACGTTCATGGGCAACCCCTTGGCCTGTGCTGTCTCACTCGCGGCCCTGGATCTGGTGGAGTCCGGGTACTGGCGCGAGCGGATACCTCGGATCGCCGAGCTCCTGCGCAGCGGACTGGCACCGTTGCGGGATGCCCCGGGGGTCGTGGATGTCCGTGTCCTGGGGGCGATCGGCGTGGTGGAGACCACCGGCCCGGTGGATACGGCGCGGGTCACCGCCGACCTGGTGGCGCGTGGCGTGTGGCTCCGTCCCTTCGGACGACTGCTCTACACCATGCCCCCGTTCACCTGTACCGACGGAGAGATCGGTCAGATCACCTCCGCCATGTGTGAGGCGGTGGGGCCACGATGA
- a CDS encoding aminotransferase class I/II-fold pyridoxal phosphate-dependent enzyme yields the protein MTSRTGLQTHLADRLQTWRTAGLGRSTVDLSSGQHPVVDIDGDRRLLFSSSNYLGLSHHPTVVAAAVAATRAFGTGAGGSRLTTGSTTLHRQLEDELADWLGYPDCVVFPTGYAANLAALTVLADDTVTVFSDERNHASIIDGCRSAKSNGADVRVYPHQDMHALRRLLDSRRTPHGLVVTDGVFSMDGTVAPVGTLVPLAREHGCMVLVDDAHGIGTLGDGRGSAAPHSPAPDVLVGTLSKALAAEGGFLCADTVTCDLLRNQARPFIYSTASPAPTIAAALAAVRLVRSDPGHVRELQDNVRRLTAGLGLAGTTGTPIIPVPVGDEAEAMAVADALRQDGFHIPAIRYPTVPRGRAILRVTVMATHTDAQIDALTSAVGRWRAARAAAPVPDREPPQPPTAR from the coding sequence GTGACCTCCCGTACCGGTCTTCAGACCCACCTTGCCGACCGCCTGCAGACCTGGCGCACCGCCGGACTCGGTCGCTCCACCGTGGACCTCTCCAGCGGCCAGCACCCGGTCGTCGACATCGACGGTGACCGCCGCCTGCTGTTCTCCTCGAGCAACTACCTGGGCCTCTCCCACCACCCCACCGTGGTGGCCGCAGCCGTGGCCGCCACCCGTGCCTTCGGCACCGGTGCCGGTGGCTCCCGTCTCACCACCGGATCCACGACCCTGCACCGGCAGCTCGAGGACGAACTCGCCGACTGGCTGGGATACCCGGACTGCGTCGTCTTCCCCACCGGCTACGCCGCGAACCTTGCTGCACTGACCGTCCTGGCGGATGACACAGTCACCGTCTTCTCCGACGAGCGCAACCATGCCAGCATCATCGACGGCTGCAGGTCAGCGAAGAGCAACGGTGCCGACGTGCGCGTCTACCCGCACCAGGACATGCATGCACTGCGCAGGCTGCTCGACTCACGGCGGACGCCGCACGGGCTCGTCGTCACCGACGGCGTATTCTCCATGGACGGTACCGTGGCGCCGGTAGGCACCCTCGTCCCGCTGGCCCGGGAGCACGGCTGCATGGTCCTGGTCGACGACGCCCACGGCATCGGCACCCTCGGCGACGGACGCGGCAGCGCCGCACCCCACTCCCCCGCGCCGGATGTCCTGGTCGGCACGCTGAGCAAGGCACTGGCCGCCGAGGGAGGCTTCCTCTGCGCCGACACCGTCACCTGTGACCTACTGCGGAACCAGGCACGCCCGTTCATCTACTCCACCGCCTCCCCTGCCCCGACCATCGCCGCCGCGCTGGCCGCCGTGCGACTGGTACGTTCCGACCCCGGGCACGTCCGAGAACTGCAGGACAATGTCCGGCGCCTCACCGCCGGGCTGGGCCTGGCAGGCACGACAGGGACACCGATCATCCCGGTACCTGTCGGCGACGAAGCAGAGGCCATGGCCGTGGCAGATGCACTGCGACAGGACGGATTCCACATTCCGGCGATCCGCTACCCCACCGTCCCCCGCGGCCGGGCGATCCTGCGTGTCACTGTCATGGCGACCCACACCGACGCGCAGATCGACGCACTCACATCCGCCGTAGGTCGATGGCGGGCCGCCCGAGCAGCTGCTCCCGTGCCAGACCGTGAACCGCCTCAACCACCAACCGCACGCTGA
- a CDS encoding urease subunit beta, whose amino-acid sequence MSGSASYGLAPDQPTMIELNLGRATRPLRVSNTGDRAVQVGSHYHFFEVNPALSFDREASWGTHLAIPSGLAVRFEPGDTREVELVDFGGRRVLHGFAGLVEGRLDDPAVKARALENLPGFLATNDELETRP is encoded by the coding sequence ATGTCCGGATCCGCCAGCTACGGCCTGGCCCCCGACCAGCCGACGATGATCGAGCTGAATCTGGGGCGTGCCACCAGGCCGCTCCGTGTGTCCAACACCGGGGACCGGGCCGTCCAGGTCGGCTCTCATTACCACTTCTTCGAGGTCAACCCCGCCCTCAGTTTTGATCGCGAGGCGTCCTGGGGGACACACCTGGCGATCCCCTCCGGACTGGCGGTGCGCTTCGAACCCGGTGACACCCGCGAGGTGGAGTTGGTGGACTTCGGTGGTCGGCGGGTCCTGCACGGGTTCGCGGGACTGGTCGAAGGACGACTCGACGATCCGGCGGTGAAAGCCCGCGCCCTGGAGAACCTGCCGGGATTCCTCGCCACCAACGATGAGCTGGAGACACGTCCATGA
- the ureG gene encoding urease accessory protein UreG — MTTTSPSTPDPVTGTGSPLRIGIGGPVGSGKTALIEALVPRFVEAGRRVGVITNDIYTQEDAMHVRRELDGVISPDVVIGVETGSCPHTAVRDDPTMNLMTAADLLDEHPEIDTLFFESGGDNLTLTFSPALVDVFVFVLDTAEGQKMPKKRGPGITESDILVINKTDIAQYVRCDLTVMNADAVDVRDGNPVVLTDCFSGQGITELQQKLEGFRESRE, encoded by the coding sequence ATGACCACCACCTCCCCGTCCACCCCAGACCCTGTCACCGGCACCGGGTCACCGCTGCGCATCGGCATCGGCGGCCCCGTCGGCTCCGGCAAGACCGCCCTGATCGAGGCCCTCGTCCCCCGCTTCGTCGAGGCCGGACGCCGCGTCGGCGTGATCACCAATGACATCTACACCCAGGAGGACGCCATGCACGTCCGCCGGGAGCTCGACGGCGTGATCAGCCCCGACGTGGTCATCGGGGTCGAGACCGGCTCCTGCCCGCACACCGCGGTGCGCGACGACCCGACGATGAACCTCATGACCGCCGCGGACCTGCTCGATGAGCACCCGGAGATCGACACCCTGTTCTTCGAGTCCGGCGGAGACAACCTCACGCTCACCTTCTCTCCGGCGCTGGTGGACGTGTTCGTCTTCGTCCTGGATACCGCCGAGGGGCAGAAGATGCCGAAGAAGCGTGGTCCCGGCATTACCGAGTCCGACATCCTGGTGATCAACAAGACCGATATCGCCCAGTACGTGCGCTGCGACCTCACGGTGATGAACGCCGACGCCGTCGACGTGCGCGACGGTAACCCTGTCGTCCTCACCGACTGTTTCTCCGGGCAGGGGATCACCGAGTTGCAGCAGAAACTGGAGGGGTTCCGGGAGTCCCGGGAGTGA
- a CDS encoding ArsR/SmtB family transcription factor — protein sequence MRALSDEWAETFRLLGDPTRLRLLTVLHYVGPGTLSMSELAERAGVKTATASAALRLLTTASVVTATRDGRMMRYALTDERVHRLLHHFGGTHAH from the coding sequence ATGCGGGCGCTCTCCGACGAGTGGGCGGAGACGTTCCGTCTACTCGGCGACCCGACGCGGCTGAGGCTGCTCACCGTCCTGCACTACGTCGGGCCCGGTACGCTGAGCATGTCTGAACTCGCCGAGCGTGCCGGGGTGAAAACCGCGACAGCGTCTGCGGCACTGCGGCTGCTCACCACTGCGAGCGTGGTTACCGCGACCCGAGACGGGCGGATGATGCGTTACGCCCTCACCGATGAGCGTGTGCACCGGTTGCTGCACCACTTCGGCGGGACGCACGCGCACTGA
- a CDS encoding urease accessory protein UreF → MAPSSSMLPFLQALTYADSAYPSGRYTLSHGLEGLVQAGRVCGTQQVTEVLLDHLRHTAGPGDGVATAVAVMTDDLTTLVALDHELSATKVTGELRRASTRVGRQLLLVTADVESRLGEPQSDVLRAYAAAVAAKDTPGNQAVAAGLVHASHGMDAVTAVATELTGLAVGWAGAALRLRQCDHIGAQVAVTASHPVIVEVAGRAVRTAAELLTNSDWSLLGRASPGSDLASAAHETAPARLFMS, encoded by the coding sequence ATGGCCCCGTCGTCGTCGATGCTCCCGTTCCTGCAGGCCCTGACCTACGCGGACTCTGCCTACCCGTCGGGGCGCTACACTCTGTCCCACGGGTTGGAGGGGCTGGTGCAGGCTGGGCGGGTCTGTGGAACGCAGCAGGTCACCGAGGTGCTGCTCGACCACCTGCGCCACACCGCAGGTCCCGGCGACGGGGTGGCCACCGCTGTCGCCGTGATGACGGACGACCTCACCACCCTGGTCGCCCTGGACCATGAGCTCTCTGCCACGAAGGTCACCGGTGAGCTGCGCCGGGCGTCGACCCGGGTGGGACGCCAGCTGCTGCTGGTCACAGCTGATGTCGAGTCCCGGCTCGGTGAGCCTCAATCGGATGTCCTGCGCGCTTACGCCGCGGCGGTCGCTGCCAAGGACACCCCGGGAAACCAGGCCGTCGCAGCCGGGTTGGTACATGCGTCCCACGGGATGGACGCCGTGACAGCGGTGGCGACCGAACTCACCGGCCTCGCCGTCGGCTGGGCCGGCGCGGCGCTGCGGCTACGCCAGTGTGACCATATCGGTGCCCAGGTCGCGGTCACCGCATCCCACCCGGTGATTGTCGAGGTCGCCGGACGGGCGGTCCGTACCGCGGCAGAACTCCTCACCAACAGTGACTGGAGTCTGCTGGGCCGTGCGAGCCCCGGTAGCGATCTGGCCTCCGCCGCACACGAGACCGCCCCCGCCCGACTGTTCATGAGCTAG
- a CDS encoding alpha/beta fold hydrolase — MSTITTRDGVNLHVDDSGDSGDLGRTVVLIHGWPLSAESWSSQTEVLRKNGYRVVAYDRRGFGRSDKPDSGYEYDTLAKDLEDVLTGLDLTDVTLVGFSMGGGEVARYFSVGDTSRIRSVVFAGAVPPYLLKTDDNPDGPLTEEAAKGMEDGLRADRDAFFEDFTMGFFSVGDDLKVSEETRKEAVRLAQQSDQTAALGCMEAFGTTDFREDLPKIEVPTLIIHGDSDDIVPFEGSGKRTAEMVQHSRTTVIEGAPHGLNASHAAEFNASLLEFLAD, encoded by the coding sequence ATGAGCACGATCACCACGCGGGACGGCGTGAACCTGCACGTCGACGACAGCGGAGATTCCGGGGACCTGGGACGTACCGTCGTCCTGATCCATGGCTGGCCACTGTCGGCGGAGTCCTGGTCGTCGCAGACAGAGGTCCTGCGTAAGAACGGCTACCGGGTCGTCGCCTACGATCGGCGAGGTTTCGGACGGTCCGACAAACCCGACTCCGGTTATGAGTATGACACCCTCGCCAAGGACCTGGAGGATGTGCTGACCGGGCTCGACCTCACTGACGTCACCCTCGTCGGATTCTCCATGGGTGGCGGCGAGGTGGCGCGCTACTTCAGTGTCGGCGACACCTCGCGCATCCGCAGTGTGGTCTTCGCCGGTGCGGTGCCGCCGTATTTGTTGAAGACTGACGACAATCCGGATGGCCCGCTGACGGAAGAGGCGGCCAAGGGGATGGAGGACGGCCTCCGCGCCGACCGTGACGCTTTCTTCGAGGACTTCACCATGGGGTTCTTCTCTGTCGGCGATGACCTCAAGGTCAGCGAGGAGACCCGGAAGGAGGCGGTGCGTCTCGCGCAGCAGAGTGACCAGACCGCGGCACTGGGTTGCATGGAAGCCTTCGGTACCACGGATTTCCGCGAGGACCTGCCGAAGATCGAGGTCCCGACGCTGATTATCCACGGCGATTCGGACGACATCGTGCCGTTCGAAGGCTCCGGTAAGCGCACCGCCGAGATGGTGCAGCACAGCCGCACCACCGTGATCGAGGGCGCGCCGCACGGGTTGAACGCCAGCCACGCCGCCGAGTTCAACGCCTCGCTGCTGGAGTTCCTCGCGGACTGA
- the ureC gene encoding urease subunit alpha: MSTIDRSRYTEIYGPTTGDTVTLADTCLTVRIEHDYLADAYGDESVYGGGKAVRDGMAQDPTATAASGALDTVITGVIVLDAVSGVVKGDVGIRDGRIVKIGKAGNPNTQDGVDPELVIGPGTEVIAGEHRILTAGGVDTHIHYITPQQAEHGLANGITTFFGGGTGPAEGTLGTTCTPGASGVQFMLRAAEGMPVNTGFLGKGSGSLPEALAEQIRGGAAGLKIHEDWGATPATIRTAMDVCDEFDVQLAIHTDTLNEGGFFESTARAFKGRPVHTFHSEGAGGGHAPDILRVTGMPNVLPASTNPTLPYTVNSVEELLDMVMVCHHLSHDIPEDVAFADSRVRAETIAAETVLHDLGIISIFSSDSQAMGRVGESWIRAFQTAHHCREQLGELDEDAGTGADNNRVLRYVAKMTVNPAIAQGIGGYVGSIEPGKLADLVLWPVDSFAAKPRLVLRQGRIAYAQMGDPNASLATPQPVLYRDQFANYGTALQSTRVTFMSAAAIEAGVPDQLGLTSTVLPVAGTRDIGKKDMVRNDRLADIAVDPDTYEVTVDGVAATIAPATTLPLAQKFFLF, from the coding sequence ATGAGTACTATCGACCGGTCCCGCTACACCGAGATCTACGGCCCCACCACCGGCGACACCGTCACCCTGGCGGACACGTGCCTGACAGTCCGCATCGAGCACGACTATCTCGCCGACGCCTACGGTGACGAGTCCGTGTACGGCGGTGGCAAGGCCGTGCGCGACGGCATGGCGCAGGACCCCACCGCCACCGCCGCCTCCGGGGCACTGGATACCGTCATCACCGGTGTCATCGTCCTCGACGCGGTTTCCGGCGTGGTCAAAGGCGACGTCGGCATCCGGGACGGCCGTATCGTGAAGATCGGCAAGGCCGGTAACCCGAACACGCAGGACGGGGTGGATCCCGAGCTGGTCATCGGCCCTGGCACCGAGGTCATTGCCGGGGAGCACCGCATCCTCACCGCCGGGGGAGTGGACACCCACATCCACTACATCACTCCGCAGCAGGCCGAGCATGGCCTGGCCAACGGCATCACCACGTTCTTCGGCGGCGGCACCGGCCCGGCCGAGGGCACCCTCGGGACCACCTGCACGCCCGGGGCGTCCGGCGTGCAGTTCATGCTGCGGGCAGCCGAGGGCATGCCGGTCAACACCGGTTTCCTGGGCAAGGGATCCGGGTCCCTGCCGGAGGCACTGGCCGAGCAGATCCGCGGCGGCGCTGCGGGACTGAAGATCCACGAGGACTGGGGCGCCACCCCGGCGACGATCCGCACCGCCATGGACGTCTGCGACGAGTTCGACGTGCAGCTCGCCATCCACACCGACACCCTCAACGAGGGCGGCTTCTTCGAGTCCACCGCCCGTGCCTTCAAGGGCCGCCCCGTGCACACCTTCCACTCCGAGGGCGCCGGTGGCGGCCACGCGCCGGATATCCTGCGTGTCACCGGCATGCCGAACGTGCTGCCCGCGTCCACGAACCCCACGCTGCCCTACACGGTGAACTCGGTGGAGGAGTTGCTGGACATGGTGATGGTCTGCCATCACCTGTCCCACGACATCCCCGAGGACGTGGCCTTCGCTGACTCCCGGGTGCGCGCTGAGACCATCGCCGCAGAGACGGTACTGCACGACCTCGGCATCATCAGCATCTTCAGCTCGGACTCGCAGGCGATGGGTCGGGTCGGCGAGTCCTGGATCCGCGCGTTCCAGACCGCCCACCACTGCCGGGAACAGCTCGGTGAGCTGGACGAGGATGCGGGCACCGGGGCAGACAACAACCGGGTGCTGCGCTACGTGGCGAAGATGACGGTCAACCCGGCCATCGCCCAGGGCATCGGCGGGTACGTGGGCAGCATCGAACCGGGAAAACTGGCTGACCTGGTGCTGTGGCCGGTCGACTCCTTCGCCGCGAAACCGCGCCTGGTGCTGCGTCAGGGCAGGATCGCGTACGCGCAGATGGGTGATCCGAACGCTTCGTTGGCGACCCCGCAGCCCGTCCTCTACCGTGACCAGTTCGCCAATTACGGCACTGCCCTGCAGAGCACCCGGGTGACATTCATGTCGGCCGCGGCGATCGAGGCAGGTGTACCCGACCAACTCGGCCTGACCTCCACCGTCCTGCCGGTGGCGGGTACCCGCGACATCGGTAAGAAGGATATGGTGCGCAACGACCGTCTCGCCGACATCGCTGTGGATCCGGACACCTACGAGGTCACCGTCGACGGCGTGGCCGCGACGATCGCCCCGGCGACCACGCTGCCGCTCGCGCAGAAGTTCTTCCTGTTCTGA